From one Brachypodium distachyon strain Bd21 chromosome 4, Brachypodium_distachyon_v3.0, whole genome shotgun sequence genomic stretch:
- the LOC100826900 gene encoding U-box domain-containing protein 33 isoform X2, with product MDEEEVHIAVGKNFRKEKANILWAAANFPRATITLVNVHWPSKWMPFMGGKVLYKFADEKEKEMHRGRETESMIRMLSQYKGICDTREVRAHYLTHDDILDGLVNLVKKLKIKRIVIGSRNLSKQAVLRKCCQVLVVLNGKYVSTSNDHLKHTGSSGCGRSSELLASIHELSDESDGYTTPLSDFEDETMDEDGVIQMDSAAQLATEAEHSIEESNAYEEEVENKSEEDADQSDEIQSSRNITGEAAKLMEEMEKLQRKLKDLQDESHNHEENILSPRKMIDLLRERTLSKKRYPDLQIPDHIVQFSMAHIGKATNNFYSQNLIGEGGYGPVYKGKLGGKAVAIKLLRPHGKPHGRQGFPEFQQEVVVLGRIEHPHIVRLIGVCQESCVLVYEHLPNGTLMDGIAKGLPWRDRVRILAEQRSALAHLHSSRPHAIIHADLKLTNILLDTGNVSRLGDFGTARIVQMKPLEEDTICRRTNPMGTMGYMDPVFFMTGELTTESDVYAFGVVILQVLTGLLDLNIVEQVQEAIKMDAVHGLLDASAGSWPEVQAKQLLRIGLKCCSLERKQRPTITADADWRSLDILQTMRTASKSRKWSNGS from the exons atggatgaagaagaggttCATATTGCAGTCGGAAAGAACTTCAGAAAGGAGAAGGCTAACATATTATGGGCTGCTGCAAATTTCCCCAGGGCCACTATAACCCTTGTCAATGTTCACTGGCCATCCAAGTGGATGCCCTTCA TGGGTGGCAAGGTACTATACAAGTTTGCAGatgaaaaggagaaagagatgCACAGAGGCAGAGAAACAGAATCAATGATCAGAATGTTATCACAATACAAAGGCATATGTGATACAAGAGAG GTTAGGGCACATTACCTTACTCACGATGACATTCTTGATGGTCTTGTGAACCTGGTAAAGAAGCTCAAAATTAAGAGAATTGTCATTGGTTCAAG GAATTTGTCAAAGCAAGCAGTGCTTCGCAAATGCTGTCAGGTTTTGGTGGTGCTCAATGGCAAATACGTGTCCACTAG CAACGATCATCTGAAGCATACTGGAAGCAGTGGATGTGGGAGGAGCTCTGAATTGTTGGCATCTATACACGAGCTGAGCGACGAATCTGATGGATACACAACACCACTAAGTGATTTT GAAGATGAAACCATGGATGAGGATGGGGTGATTCAAATGGATAGTGCTGCTCAATTAGCAACG GAAGCTGAACACAGCATTGAGGAATCAAATGCTtatgaggaggaggtggaaaACAAATCTGAAGAGGATGCTGATCAATCTGATGAGATACAGAGTTCCAGAAATATTACTGGAGAGGCTGCAAAATTGATG GAGGAAATGGAAAAACTCCAAAGGAAATTGAAAGACCTACAAGATGAGAGCCATAATCATGAAGAAAACATCTTGTCACCTAGAAAAATGATTGACTTGCTGAGGGAGAGGaccttgtcaaaaaaaagatacCCAGATCTGCAAATTCCAGATCACATTGTGCAGTTCTCCATGGCGCATATTGGAAAAGCGACCAACAACTTCTACTCACAAAATCTCATAGGAGAAGGAGGCTATGGCCCAGTGTACAAAGGGAAACTAGGTGGCAAGGCAGTGGCTATCAAGTTATTGAGACCCCATGGTAAACCCCATGGTAGACAAGGTTTCCCAGAGTTCCAGCAGGAG GTTGTAGTGCTGGGCAGAATCGAGCACCCACACATCGTGAGGCTGATCGGCGTGTGCCAGGAATCATGCGTCCTCGTTTACGAGCACCTCCCCAATGGCACGCTCATGGATGGGATTGCCAAGGGGCTTCCATGGAGAGACCGTGTCAGAATCCTCGCCGAGCAGCGCTCCGCGCTGGCGCACCTCCACTCCAGCCGCCCCCACGCCATCATCCATGCAGACCTGAAGCTGACAAACATCCTCCTCGATACCGGCAATGTGAGCCGGCTAGGAGACTTTGGCACGGCGCGCATTGTGCAGATGAAGCCGCTGGAGGAGGACACCATCTGCAGGCGGACGAACCCAATGGGAACGATGGGCTATATGGACCCCGTCTTCTTCATGACCGGCGAGCTCACCACAGAGTCGGACGTGTATGCTTTCGGTGTGGTGATCCTGCAGGTGCTCACAGGGCTGCTTGACCTCAATATTGTCGAGCAGGTGCAGGAAGCGATCAAGATGGACGCTGTGCACGGCCTACTGGACGCCTCTGCCGGGAGCTGGCCAGAGGTGCAGGCAAAGCAGCTCCTGCGGATCGGACTGAAGTGTTGCAGCCTGGAGCGGAAGCAGCGGCCAACAATCACCGCCGATGCCGACTGGAGATCGCTGGACATCCTACAGACCATGAGAACTGCAAGTAAATCCAGGAAATGGAGTAATGGAAGCTGA
- the LOC100826900 gene encoding U-box domain-containing protein 33 isoform X1, whose amino-acid sequence MDEEEVHIAVGKNFRKEKANILWAAANFPRATITLVNVHWPSKWMPFMGGKVLYKFADEKEKEMHRGRETESMIRMLSQYKGICDTREVRAHYLTHDDILDGLVNLVKKLKIKRIVIGSRNLSKQAVLRKCCQVLVVLNGKYVSTSNDHLKHTGSSGCGRSSELLASIHELSDESDGYTTPLSDFYVSFQEDETMDEDGVIQMDSAAQLATEAEHSIEESNAYEEEVENKSEEDADQSDEIQSSRNITGEAAKLMEEMEKLQRKLKDLQDESHNHEENILSPRKMIDLLRERTLSKKRYPDLQIPDHIVQFSMAHIGKATNNFYSQNLIGEGGYGPVYKGKLGGKAVAIKLLRPHGKPHGRQGFPEFQQEVVVLGRIEHPHIVRLIGVCQESCVLVYEHLPNGTLMDGIAKGLPWRDRVRILAEQRSALAHLHSSRPHAIIHADLKLTNILLDTGNVSRLGDFGTARIVQMKPLEEDTICRRTNPMGTMGYMDPVFFMTGELTTESDVYAFGVVILQVLTGLLDLNIVEQVQEAIKMDAVHGLLDASAGSWPEVQAKQLLRIGLKCCSLERKQRPTITADADWRSLDILQTMRTASKSRKWSNGS is encoded by the exons atggatgaagaagaggttCATATTGCAGTCGGAAAGAACTTCAGAAAGGAGAAGGCTAACATATTATGGGCTGCTGCAAATTTCCCCAGGGCCACTATAACCCTTGTCAATGTTCACTGGCCATCCAAGTGGATGCCCTTCA TGGGTGGCAAGGTACTATACAAGTTTGCAGatgaaaaggagaaagagatgCACAGAGGCAGAGAAACAGAATCAATGATCAGAATGTTATCACAATACAAAGGCATATGTGATACAAGAGAG GTTAGGGCACATTACCTTACTCACGATGACATTCTTGATGGTCTTGTGAACCTGGTAAAGAAGCTCAAAATTAAGAGAATTGTCATTGGTTCAAG GAATTTGTCAAAGCAAGCAGTGCTTCGCAAATGCTGTCAGGTTTTGGTGGTGCTCAATGGCAAATACGTGTCCACTAG CAACGATCATCTGAAGCATACTGGAAGCAGTGGATGTGGGAGGAGCTCTGAATTGTTGGCATCTATACACGAGCTGAGCGACGAATCTGATGGATACACAACACCACTAAGTGATTTT TATGTCTCGTTTCAGGAAGATGAAACCATGGATGAGGATGGGGTGATTCAAATGGATAGTGCTGCTCAATTAGCAACG GAAGCTGAACACAGCATTGAGGAATCAAATGCTtatgaggaggaggtggaaaACAAATCTGAAGAGGATGCTGATCAATCTGATGAGATACAGAGTTCCAGAAATATTACTGGAGAGGCTGCAAAATTGATG GAGGAAATGGAAAAACTCCAAAGGAAATTGAAAGACCTACAAGATGAGAGCCATAATCATGAAGAAAACATCTTGTCACCTAGAAAAATGATTGACTTGCTGAGGGAGAGGaccttgtcaaaaaaaagatacCCAGATCTGCAAATTCCAGATCACATTGTGCAGTTCTCCATGGCGCATATTGGAAAAGCGACCAACAACTTCTACTCACAAAATCTCATAGGAGAAGGAGGCTATGGCCCAGTGTACAAAGGGAAACTAGGTGGCAAGGCAGTGGCTATCAAGTTATTGAGACCCCATGGTAAACCCCATGGTAGACAAGGTTTCCCAGAGTTCCAGCAGGAG GTTGTAGTGCTGGGCAGAATCGAGCACCCACACATCGTGAGGCTGATCGGCGTGTGCCAGGAATCATGCGTCCTCGTTTACGAGCACCTCCCCAATGGCACGCTCATGGATGGGATTGCCAAGGGGCTTCCATGGAGAGACCGTGTCAGAATCCTCGCCGAGCAGCGCTCCGCGCTGGCGCACCTCCACTCCAGCCGCCCCCACGCCATCATCCATGCAGACCTGAAGCTGACAAACATCCTCCTCGATACCGGCAATGTGAGCCGGCTAGGAGACTTTGGCACGGCGCGCATTGTGCAGATGAAGCCGCTGGAGGAGGACACCATCTGCAGGCGGACGAACCCAATGGGAACGATGGGCTATATGGACCCCGTCTTCTTCATGACCGGCGAGCTCACCACAGAGTCGGACGTGTATGCTTTCGGTGTGGTGATCCTGCAGGTGCTCACAGGGCTGCTTGACCTCAATATTGTCGAGCAGGTGCAGGAAGCGATCAAGATGGACGCTGTGCACGGCCTACTGGACGCCTCTGCCGGGAGCTGGCCAGAGGTGCAGGCAAAGCAGCTCCTGCGGATCGGACTGAAGTGTTGCAGCCTGGAGCGGAAGCAGCGGCCAACAATCACCGCCGATGCCGACTGGAGATCGCTGGACATCCTACAGACCATGAGAACTGCAAGTAAATCCAGGAAATGGAGTAATGGAAGCTGA
- the LOC100827514 gene encoding uncharacterized protein LOC100827514, whose protein sequence is MSTLLSDNTMATSGQIQPLKIPDAVVALAQAAAKANGETEKYLPGWPLFSPPKMQLTKCAKCSREFCSSIAFRRHTRVHRRALKIDKDFPKNRNHVAAFWDKLTVDQAQTVLSLEHVVIEGISGFSILTALSSWMCKPGYASLPLAYARAGNELLDLIQTTASRLPISSNELFSMLEEASENTFLCTNTADTACIQKFLFDGEVDKVATELKNVVACTSYMLEQKLVEAWSADKAAEALRCQKLLVEEEEAAQKRQAEMMERKRMKKLRQKVQRLKDLKDEDDMVHLPEIVDGVTGSPGIQSLDDTSGPSLYEQEDTGYLRWPTAIPSEGNVFNVEDANCDSGHAMDTGVVFREQAVSIGNLDRLENLLHDDTVPSSAITSNHPSSVRHSRYRDPNVTAVSNRNKTWAWKVRTDIEERCPQVELDVDDGHGMALNTDKKPQVLIGSISVAIDNGGQCLQSLPHSNDCSTPESNLNHPVVKVMQPISRDENGYEDSNDSDVTPTAENHSPSSVVTDERGSSCCKAQLADGADLGCTMFSSKEASVFLSQRWKEAITGDHVKLALCPENLIHRHRRETMLSWIFSRKGASGFSWTSTADQVTAGLSASGLTAIVTGASSGIGVETTRVLAARGAHVVMAARNLAAAESVRQAVLAETPAASLDVMELDLSSMASVRKFAADFAAKGLPLNILVNNAGIMATPFSLSKDGIEMQFATNHVGHFLLTHLLLETMKKTSRESNVEGRIVNVSSEGHRFAYQEGIRFTKINDESEYGTIGAYGQSKLANILHANELAKRFKEEGVNITANSLHPGSIITNLLRHHSIIDVLHRTLGKLVLKNAQQGAATTCYVALHPDVKGVSGKYFSDSNLYEPSEKAKDMEMAKKLWDFSIELVT, encoded by the exons ATGAG CACACTACTGAGTGATAATACCATGGCTACATCCGGGCAAATCCAACCTCTCAAGATCCCAGATGCTGTCGTCGCGCTCGCCCAAGCCGCCGCAAAGGCAAATGGTGAGACTGAAAAAT ATCTTCCAGGCTGGCCGTTGTTTTCGCCCCCTAAGATGCAGCTGACCAAGTGTGCCAAGTGTTCAAGGGAATTCTGTTCGTCGATCGCCTTTAGGCGGCACACACGTGTTCATCGCCGAGCTCTCAAAATAGACAAG GATTTCCCGAAGAATAGAAACCATGTTGCTGCATTTTGGGATAAA CTCACGGTAGATCAGGCCCAAACTGTTTTGTCCTTGGAGCATGTGGTTATAGAG GGTATCAGTGGTTTTTCCATTTTAACAGCATTGTCATCATGGATGTGTAAGCCAGGGTATGCTTCATTGCCACTGGCATACGCCAGAGCTGGTAATGAACTTCTG GACCTGATTCAAACAACAGCTTCAAGACTGCCTATCTCATCAAATGAACTATTTAGCATGCTCGAAGAAGCAAGTGAGAATACATTTCTTTGTACTAACACAGCTGACACTGCCTGTATTCAAAAGTTTTTATTTGATGGGGAGGTTGACAAAGTTGCAACCGAGTTGAAAAACGTTGTTGCATGCACTAGTTACATGCTTGAGCAGAAGCTG GTCGAAGCATGGTCTGCTGATAAGGCTGCTGAAGCATTAAGATGCCAGAAGTTGCTtgtcgaggaagaggaagctgcTCAGAAAAG GCAAGCTGAAATGATGGAAAGGAAAAGGATGAAGAAACTGAGGCAGAAAGTACAGAGATTGAAAGACCTCAAGGACGAGGATGACATGGTCCATTTACCTGAAATAGTTGATGGTGTTACAGGCTCTCCTGGGATTCAGAGTCTTGATGATACTTCAGGTCCTAGTCTTTATGAGCAAGAAGATACAGGGTATCTTCGATGGCCGACAGCAATTCCTTCAGAGGGTAATGTTTTCAATGTAGAAGATGCCAATTGTGATTCAGGACATGCAATGGATACAGGTGTTGTATTCAGGGAACAAGCTGTATCAATAGGTAATCTTGACAGGCTAGAAAACCTTCTCCATGATGACACCGTCCCAAGTTCCGCTATTACGTCGAATCATCCATCTTCAGTACGTCATTCACGTTATAGGGATCCAAATGTCACTGCAGTGTCAAATAGAAACAAAACCTGGGCATGGAAAGTACGAACTGATATTGAAGAACGGTGCCCACAAGTTGAGTTAGATGTAGATGATGGCCATGGGATGGCTCTGAACACAGACAAAAAGCCCCAAGTGCTAATAGGGTCTATAAGTGTTGCAATTGACAACGGTGGTCAATGTTTGCAGAGCTTGCCGCATTCCAATGATTGCTCAACCCCTGAATCTAATTTGAACCATCCTGTAGTCAAGGTGATGCAACCAATCAGCCGTGATGAAAATGGATATGAAGATTCTAATGATAGTGATGTTACGCCGACAGCAGAAAATCATTCTCCCTCCAGTGTTGTTACAGATGAAAGAGGTTCAAGCTGCTGCAAGGCACAGTTGGCAGATGGTGCAGACTTAGGGTGCACCATGTTTTCCAGTAAAGAAGCGTCGGTCTTCCTTTCTCAAA GATGGAAGGAAGCAATCACTGGGGATCATGTGAAGCTTGCTTTGTGTCCAGAAAAC ttgattcatCGGCACCGGAGAGAGACGATGTTGTCGTGGATCTTCAGCCGGAAGGGGGCCTCGGGCTTCTCCTGGACCTCCACCGCCGACCAGGTCACCGCCGGCCTCTCCGCCTCCGGACTCACCGCCATCGTCACCG GGGCGTCCAGCGGGATCGGCGTCGAGACGACGCGCGTcctggcggcgcgcggggcccACGTCGTCATGGCCGCCAGgaacctcgccgccgccgagtccGTGCGCCAGGCCGTCCTCGCCGAGacgcccgccgccagcctcgaCGTCATGGAGCTCGACCTCTCCTCCATGGCCTCCGTCCGCAAGTTCGCCGCCGACTTCGCCGCCAAGGGCCTCCCGCTCAACATCCTCGT CAACAATGCAGGAATAATGGCAACTCCTTTCTCCCTCTCAAAGGATGGCATTGAGATGCAGTTTGCAACTAACCATGTTG GGCATTTTCTTTTGACACATCTTCTGTTGGAGACCATGAAGAAGACTTCTCGTGAATCAAATGTGGAAGGAAGAATTGTTAATGTGTCATCAGAGGGGCACAGGTTTGCGTACCAGGAAGGCATCCGTTTTACCAAGATAAATGATGAGTCTGA GTATGGCACTATTGGAGCATATGGGCAGTCAAAGCTTGCAAATATTTTGCATGCTAATGAACTTGCTAAGAGATTCAAG GAAGAGGGTGTTAACATCACTGCAAACTCTCTCCATCCTGGATCTATCATCACGAACCTTCTTCGCCACCACAGTATCATCGatg TTCTCCATCGGACACTTGGTAAATTGGTGCTGAAAAATGCTCAACAG GGCGCGGCGACAACCTGCTACGTCGCGCTGCACCCGGATGTGAAGGGTGTATCAGGGAAGTACTTCAGCGACAGCAACCTGTACGAGCCGAGCGAGAAGGCCAAGGACATGGAGATGGCAAAGAAGCTCTGGGACTTCAGCATCGAGCTCGTCACCTGA
- the LOC100832197 gene encoding probable anion transporter 4, chloroplastic, producing MAMGAMLSSRAFASPLFSGKQHEMKHCTSPQNRCACSLLPGERSGRHITRSTLFLAYRTETARLEQLSGQIQQPLVNSSRDYLTMRFCNASLKKRVLSRVECFLSSDPVNSGWQKPRRWENFTRLESACVQPEYRIPIRTRADCKAEQFEITGSPLSPSDVPAEAVLVGDANEVSPWWQQFPKRWAIVLLCFFSFLLCNMDRVNMSIAILPMSAEFGWSPATVGLIQSSFFWGYLLTQILGGIWADRFGGKVVLGFGVVWWSIATVLTPIAAKIGLPCLLIVRAFMGIGEGVAMPAMNNILSKWIPVSERSRSLALVYSGMYLGSVTGLAFSPFLISKFGWPSVFYAFGSLGSIWFALWLRKARSSPSEDPEISEAEKRHILGGNTIKEPVTSIPWRLILSKAPVWALIISHFCHNWGTFILLTWMPTYYNQVLKFNLTESGLLCVLPWLTMAVFANIGGWIADTLVAKGISITNVRKIMQSIGFLGPAFFLTLLSKVRTPAMAVLCMACSQGSDAFSQSGLYSNHQDIGPRYAGVLLGLSNTAGVLAGVFGTAATGYILQKGSWDSVFQVAVVLYLVGTVVWNVFSTGERILE from the exons ATGGCTATGGGGGCCATGCTCTCCAGTagagcctttgcctctccaCTCTTCTCAG GAAAGCAGCATGAGATGAAGCATTGTACATCACCACAGAACAGGTGTGCATGTTCCTTACTTCCCGGAGAAAGAAGTGGCCGGCATATTACTAGGAGCACCCTTTTCCTAGCCTACAGGACTGAAACGGCAAGACTAGAACAACTTTCTGGCCAGATTCAGCAGCCACTCGTCAACTCTTCTAGGGACTATTTAACCATGAGGTTTTGCAATGCAAGCCTGAAGAAGAGAGTTCTGTCGAGGGTCGAGTGCTTCCTGTCTTCAGATCCAGTAAACAGTGGTTGGCAGAAACCAAGGAGGTGGGAGAATTTCACTAGATTGGAGAGCGCTTGTGTGCAGCCTGAGTACAGAATACCGATCAGAACGCGAGCTGACTGCAAAGCTGAACAGTTTGAGATAACCGGGTCGCCATTGAGCCCTTCTGATGTCCCTGCTGAGGCGGTTCTGGTTGGAGATGCAAATGAGGTTTCTCCCTGGTGGCAACAGTTCCCGAAGCGCTGGGCAATTGTTCTCCTGTGCTTCTTTTCATTCCTACTTTGCAACATGGATCGC GTCAATATGAGTATCGCGATCCTTCCAATGTCAGCGGAGTTCGGCTGGAGTCCAGCAACCGTTGGCTTAATCCagtcttctttcttttggggCTACCTTCTCACTCAG ATTCTTGGAGGCATTTGGGCTGACCGGTTTGGTGGCAAGGTAGTTCTGGGATTTGGGGTTGTATGGTGGTCTATTGCAACAGTTCTTACACCCATTGCTGCCAAGATTGGCCTTCCGTGCTTACTGATTGTGCGTGCTTTCATGGGGATTGGCGAG GGTGTTGCCATGCCAGCTATGAACAACATTCTTTCCAAATGGATCCCGGTTTCAGAAAGGAGCAGATCTCTTGCATTAGTATACAGTGGAATGTACCTTGGTTCAGTTACTGGCCTTGCCTTTTCACCTTTCTTGATAAGCAAATTCGGCTGGCCTTCTGTTTTTTATGCATTTGGGTCCCTGGGAAGCATTTGGTTCGCACTGTGGCTACGCAAA GCACGCAGCTCTCCGAGTGAAGATCCGGAAATAAGCGAAGCTGAAAAGAGACACATACTTGGTGGTAATACCATAAAGGAGCCTGTTACCTCCATACCGTGGAGGTTAATCCTATCGAAGGCGCCAGTATGGGCTCTCATAATATCCCATTTTTGCCATAACTGGGGAACATTCATTCTCCTGACATGGATGCCCACGTACTACAATCAG GTTCTGAAGTTCAATCTTACCGAGTCCGGGCTTTTGTGTGTCTTGCCATGGCTGACAATGGCTGTATTTGCAAATATTGGTGGCTGGATAGCCGACACCCTTGTTGCAAAAGGGATTTCAATAACAAACGTTCGTAAG ATCATGCAATCTATTGGTTTTCTTGGACCAGCCTTCTTCTTGACACTACTGAGCAAAGTCCGTACCCCGGCCATGGCCGTGTTGTGTATGGCATGCAGCCAG GGAAGTGATGCTTTTTCACAGTCTGGGCTGTACTCAAATCACCAGGATATAGGACCACGTTACGCG GGGGTGCTTCTCGGGCTGTCGAACACTGCTGGCGTGCTTGCAGGAGTTTTTGGTACTGCTGCCACTGGCTACATTCTTCAGAAAG GTTCTTGGGATAGTGTGTTTCAGGTGGCTGTTGTACTGTACTTGGTAGGAACGGTGGTGTGGAATGTCTTTTCAACGGGAGAGAGAATTCTTGAGTAA